The following are encoded together in the Streptomyces tsukubensis genome:
- the corA gene encoding magnesium/cobalt transporter CorA: MIVDCGIYRDGQRVEGAEDLSDALEEARAAGDSFVWIGLHEPTHEEFEKVSSEFGLHPLAVEDALKAHQRPKLEVYDDSLFVVLKPVTYEQNSDTVTSGELMIFMGDSFVVTVRHGDGTPIADIRKRLEADPRMLRRGPTAVLYSLADVTVDHYLDVANELQTDLEELETAVFSPESGSSNNTASRIYTFKRQILEFRRATGPLAIPMARLAGSGPFSSAVPYVSDGVQPFFRDVHDHLTRVNESVEGLDRLVSDVLSAHLAQMGVRQNDDMRKISAWAAMAAVPTMIAGIYGMNFTHMPELNWWWAYPAVILLMVVLEFLLYGQFKRRGWL; encoded by the coding sequence GTGATCGTGGACTGTGGCATCTACCGGGACGGGCAGCGGGTCGAGGGGGCGGAGGATCTCTCCGACGCCCTGGAAGAGGCGCGCGCGGCCGGCGACTCCTTCGTCTGGATCGGGCTGCACGAGCCGACCCATGAGGAGTTCGAGAAGGTCAGCTCCGAGTTCGGGCTCCATCCGCTGGCCGTCGAGGACGCCCTCAAGGCGCATCAGCGGCCGAAGCTGGAGGTGTACGACGACTCGCTCTTCGTGGTTCTGAAACCGGTGACGTACGAGCAGAACAGCGACACCGTGACCTCCGGCGAGCTGATGATCTTCATGGGGGATTCCTTCGTCGTGACCGTGCGGCACGGTGACGGCACCCCCATAGCCGACATCCGCAAGCGTCTTGAGGCCGATCCGCGGATGCTGCGGCGCGGCCCGACGGCGGTGCTGTACTCGCTGGCCGATGTCACCGTGGACCACTATCTGGACGTGGCGAACGAGTTGCAGACGGACCTGGAGGAACTGGAGACCGCGGTCTTCTCCCCCGAGAGCGGCTCGTCCAACAACACGGCGTCGAGGATCTACACCTTCAAGCGGCAGATCCTGGAGTTCCGCCGGGCGACCGGGCCCTTGGCCATCCCGATGGCACGGCTGGCGGGGTCGGGGCCGTTCTCGTCGGCCGTTCCGTACGTGAGCGACGGGGTGCAGCCCTTCTTCCGGGACGTCCACGATCACCTGACCCGGGTCAACGAGTCGGTGGAAGGTCTCGACCGGCTGGTCTCCGACGTGCTGTCGGCGCATCTCGCGCAGATGGGTGTGCGGCAGAACGACGACATGCGGAAGATCTCCGCGTGGGCGGCGATGGCCGCGGTGCCGACGATGATCGCCGGTATCTACGGCATGAACTTCACGCACATGCCCGAGCTGAACTGGTGGTGGGCCTACCCCGCCGTGATCCTGCTGATGGTGGTGCTCGAATTCCTGCTCTACGGGCAGTTCAAGCGCAGGGGATGGCTCTGA
- a CDS encoding LLM class F420-dependent oxidoreductase: MRLGINLGYWGAGMDADNLAVAQEADRLGYAVCWAAEAYGSDAPTVLSWVAAKTERIDIGSAILQIPARQPAMTAMTAATLDSLSGGRFRLGLGVSGPQVSEGWYGVKFDKPLARTREYVEIVRRAMSRERLSYEGQHWTLPLPEGPGKPLKLTVHPQREHIPLYIAAIGPKNLEQTGEIADGALLIFPAAEHLEETALRHLRAGREKAGLTMDGFDVVPTVPLAVGDDIDALADTFRPYTALYVGGMGSRKQNFYNQLARRMGYEKEAAEIQDKYLAGDKDGAAASVPRSLIDSTTLLGSVERIADRMRAYADAGVTTLTLAPAGFTLDERLAALRAGTRALEHAGLS; the protein is encoded by the coding sequence ATGCGGCTCGGGATCAACCTCGGCTACTGGGGCGCCGGAATGGACGCGGACAACCTCGCGGTGGCGCAGGAGGCGGACCGGCTCGGCTACGCGGTCTGCTGGGCCGCGGAGGCCTATGGCTCGGACGCGCCGACGGTGCTCTCCTGGGTGGCCGCCAAGACGGAGCGGATCGACATCGGTTCCGCCATCCTCCAGATCCCCGCGCGTCAGCCCGCGATGACGGCGATGACCGCGGCGACCCTGGACTCCCTCTCGGGCGGCCGGTTCCGCCTCGGCCTCGGCGTCTCGGGGCCGCAGGTCTCCGAGGGCTGGTACGGCGTGAAGTTCGACAAGCCGCTGGCCCGCACCCGCGAGTACGTCGAGATCGTCCGCCGCGCGATGAGCCGCGAGCGCCTGTCGTACGAGGGGCAGCACTGGACGCTGCCGCTGCCGGAGGGACCCGGCAAGCCGCTCAAGCTCACCGTGCACCCGCAGCGCGAGCACATTCCGCTGTACATCGCCGCCATCGGCCCCAAGAACCTGGAGCAGACCGGCGAGATCGCCGACGGCGCGCTGCTCATCTTCCCGGCCGCGGAGCACCTGGAGGAGACGGCGCTGCGCCATCTCCGCGCGGGCCGCGAGAAGGCCGGGCTGACCATGGACGGGTTCGACGTGGTGCCGACGGTGCCGCTGGCCGTCGGTGACGACATCGACGCGCTCGCCGACACCTTCCGCCCCTACACCGCGCTCTACGTCGGCGGGATGGGCAGCAGGAAGCAGAACTTCTACAACCAGCTCGCCCGGCGCATGGGATACGAGAAGGAGGCCGCCGAGATCCAGGACAAGTACTTGGCGGGCGACAAGGACGGGGCCGCCGCTTCGGTGCCCCGCAGCCTGATCGACTCCACCACGCTGCTCGGCTCCGTCGAGCGCATCGCGGACCGTATGCGCGCCTACGCGGACGCCGGGGTCACCACGCTGACCCTGGCCCCCGCCGGATTCACCCTCGACGAGCGACTCGCCGCCCTGCGCGCGGGGACGCGGGCCCTGGAGCACGCGGGACTCTCCTAG
- a CDS encoding aldo/keto reductase: MEQRHLGHTGLRVSRIGLGTLTWGRDTDEHDAAELLKAFWEAGGTLVDTADVYGDGAAEYLLGRLTEGLVPRADLVIATKAGSVPDPDRRFNGSRGHLLAALDASLQRLGTDHVDLWQVHAYDGNTPLEETLHALDLAVSSGRARYAGVSNFCGWQLAKAATWQLAAHGPRARLASTQMEYSLLQRGVEREVLPAALDLGVGLLPSSPLGRGVLTGKYRSGTPSDSRGASDHLGPFVAPYLDDAAGRIVEAVTTAADGLAATPLQVALAWVRDRPGVVAPVVGARNAGQLAAALSVETLSLPDEICQALDDVSAPVHRYPDQDWSTL; this comes from the coding sequence ATGGAGCAGAGGCATCTCGGCCACACCGGCCTACGTGTGTCCAGAATCGGTCTCGGCACCCTCACCTGGGGCCGGGACACCGACGAGCACGACGCCGCTGAGCTGTTGAAGGCGTTCTGGGAGGCCGGTGGCACGCTGGTGGACACGGCTGACGTGTACGGGGACGGCGCCGCCGAGTACCTGCTCGGGCGGCTCACCGAGGGGCTCGTGCCACGTGCGGACCTGGTCATCGCGACCAAGGCGGGCAGCGTCCCCGACCCCGACCGGCGCTTCAACGGCTCGCGCGGCCATCTCCTCGCCGCCCTCGACGCCTCGCTCCAGCGGCTCGGTACGGACCACGTCGACCTGTGGCAGGTACACGCGTACGACGGGAACACCCCGCTGGAAGAGACACTGCACGCGCTCGACCTGGCGGTCAGCAGCGGGCGGGCGCGGTACGCGGGGGTCTCCAACTTCTGCGGCTGGCAGCTCGCCAAGGCGGCCACCTGGCAGCTCGCCGCCCACGGCCCGCGCGCCCGCCTCGCCAGCACACAGATGGAGTACTCGCTGCTCCAGCGCGGAGTGGAACGGGAGGTGCTGCCCGCCGCGCTCGACCTGGGGGTGGGGCTGCTTCCCTCCTCCCCGCTCGGCCGGGGGGTGCTGACCGGGAAGTACCGCAGCGGCACGCCGTCCGACTCGCGGGGCGCCTCCGACCACCTCGGGCCCTTCGTCGCGCCCTACTTGGACGACGCGGCCGGCCGCATCGTGGAGGCGGTCACGACCGCCGCCGACGGGCTCGCCGCCACACCGTTGCAGGTGGCGCTCGCGTGGGTGCGCGACAGACCGGGCGTGGTGGCGCCTGTGGTCGGCGCGCGCAACGCGGGGCAGCTCGCGGCGGCATTGTCAGTGGAGACCCTTAGTCTTCCTGACGAGATCTGCCAGGCGCTCGACGACGTGTCGGCGCCCGTGCACCGCTATCCCGACCAGGACTGGAGCACGCTGTGA
- a CDS encoding helix-hairpin-helix domain-containing protein: MSTEPATTEDVGPGGPETGPAPGTEEGATARPEAESAGAGAEPVGAGVEGDGDGGPAGTADSGETVSEEVGATGPGSGEAGSGGAGSGEDGTPEADEVDGSADAGASPAPRLSEAEAEIAAQREERARIERRRAERNEPVESGTKLSGTAAELLAAVRAVEGGQKPALTFDEPRRAPEPRRPAPEPARRQVSAPPAPPAPPVADSVDAVAAVLTEGGAPAALAPPTAAELGSDAPGLLRSDPWQLLRVPGVRPEQADGFARALLGAECGPGDERRGRSLAVWLLEQAAAAGHTALDVAALSAALGQRSVPDPDEAVHSAIGEGDVLVFQDALDPSDASAPPPAPSADAEDGEEEAPERPVRVLVGLERYAMAEESLADGLARVVNAVRQDDAEEAAGWKSAAAEAGRSAGELIGAVAGHGVVLHTGGEAARAEPVALLAAAASLGLRAYAATHTADGRGRLAGRTGEETPVVTVAGLLAGTEGPGRDGDGALALDLLVVLDAPQLDVESAALLAESVPDGARLVLSGDPGTLWSTGPGRVFADLLAARVCPHVVSRTPDPGPLGELVSGIGIGELNAVEAPGKEVVIVPVSDPGEAVHRTVQLVVDSVPRAIGVPAEDTQVIVPGHGGAAGTRVLNAALKERLNPGPGRFGGFDPGDRVAYTEAPGRTTVGQVAGADAEGLRLECDGGPVLVPRERVERSVRHGWALTVQQAAGRRPKAAVVVLPGDTAPGLNRPWVYTAFGLPERHLSVVQGVDQALPRAVAGVPAKERTTRLGTLLRAQLPAAG, encoded by the coding sequence GTGAGTACGGAGCCGGCCACCACGGAGGACGTAGGCCCCGGCGGCCCGGAGACCGGGCCCGCACCGGGCACGGAGGAGGGCGCGACTGCCCGGCCGGAGGCGGAGTCCGCGGGGGCCGGAGCGGAGCCCGTAGGGGCCGGGGTGGAGGGCGACGGCGATGGTGGGCCCGCCGGGACCGCGGACTCGGGTGAGACGGTCTCCGAGGAGGTCGGCGCCACCGGGCCCGGATCCGGCGAGGCCGGTTCGGGAGGCGCTGGTTCGGGGGAGGACGGTACGCCGGAGGCCGACGAGGTCGACGGTTCCGCCGACGCAGGCGCCTCGCCTGCCCCCAGGTTGTCCGAGGCCGAGGCGGAGATCGCCGCCCAGCGCGAGGAGCGGGCCAGGATCGAGCGGCGCAGAGCCGAGCGGAACGAGCCGGTCGAGAGCGGTACGAAGCTGAGCGGGACGGCCGCGGAGCTGCTGGCGGCCGTCCGGGCCGTGGAGGGCGGGCAGAAGCCCGCCCTGACCTTCGACGAGCCGCGCCGCGCCCCCGAGCCCCGGCGTCCCGCGCCCGAGCCGGCGCGGCGGCAGGTATCCGCGCCGCCCGCGCCGCCCGCACCGCCGGTCGCCGACTCCGTCGACGCGGTGGCGGCCGTACTGACCGAGGGCGGGGCGCCCGCCGCGCTCGCACCGCCCACCGCGGCGGAGCTGGGCTCCGACGCTCCCGGTCTGCTGCGGAGCGACCCCTGGCAGCTGCTGCGCGTCCCGGGTGTGCGGCCCGAGCAGGCGGACGGGTTCGCGCGTGCGCTGCTCGGCGCGGAGTGCGGGCCCGGTGACGAGCGCAGGGGCCGTTCCCTCGCGGTCTGGCTCCTGGAGCAGGCGGCCGCGGCGGGCCACACCGCGCTGGATGTCGCCGCACTGTCGGCCGCACTCGGGCAGCGGTCGGTACCCGACCCTGACGAGGCCGTGCACAGCGCCATCGGCGAGGGTGACGTACTGGTCTTCCAGGACGCCTTGGACCCCTCCGACGCGTCCGCTCCCCCGCCCGCGCCTTCGGCCGACGCGGAGGACGGTGAAGAGGAGGCCCCCGAGCGCCCGGTCCGCGTGCTGGTGGGCCTGGAGCGGTACGCCATGGCCGAGGAGAGTCTCGCCGACGGTCTCGCCCGGGTGGTCAACGCGGTGCGCCAGGACGACGCGGAGGAAGCCGCGGGCTGGAAGTCCGCCGCGGCCGAGGCCGGACGTTCCGCGGGCGAGCTGATCGGCGCCGTCGCGGGCCACGGAGTGGTCCTGCACACCGGGGGCGAGGCAGCACGTGCGGAGCCGGTCGCCCTCCTCGCCGCCGCCGCGTCGCTCGGCCTGCGGGCGTACGCCGCGACACACACGGCCGACGGGCGGGGACGGCTGGCCGGACGGACCGGCGAGGAGACCCCCGTGGTGACGGTGGCGGGTCTCCTCGCGGGAACGGAAGGCCCGGGGCGCGACGGCGACGGAGCGCTCGCCCTGGATCTGCTGGTCGTCCTGGACGCACCACAGCTGGACGTCGAGAGCGCCGCCCTCCTGGCCGAGTCCGTGCCCGACGGGGCGCGACTGGTACTCAGCGGCGATCCGGGGACGCTGTGGTCCACGGGTCCTGGGCGTGTCTTCGCCGATCTGCTCGCGGCCCGGGTCTGTCCCCATGTCGTCTCCCGTACGCCCGATCCCGGCCCCCTCGGGGAACTGGTCTCCGGTATCGGTATCGGTGAGCTGAACGCGGTCGAGGCACCGGGCAAGGAGGTGGTGATCGTCCCCGTCTCCGACCCCGGAGAGGCGGTCCACCGCACGGTGCAGCTCGTCGTGGACTCGGTACCCAGGGCGATCGGCGTACCGGCCGAGGACACGCAGGTGATCGTGCCGGGACACGGCGGGGCCGCGGGCACACGGGTACTGAACGCGGCGTTGAAGGAGCGGCTCAACCCCGGCCCTGGCCGATTCGGCGGCTTCGACCCCGGAGACCGCGTGGCCTACACGGAAGCTCCCGGCAGGACGACCGTCGGGCAGGTGGCGGGCGCGGACGCCGAGGGGCTGCGGCTGGAGTGCGACGGCGGCCCCGTCCTCGTCCCGAGGGAGCGGGTGGAGCGGTCCGTGCGGCACGGCTGGGCGCTCACCGTTCAGCAGGCGGCGGGCCGGCGCCCCAAGGCCGCCGTCGTGGTCCTGCCGGGCGATACGGCACCCGGCCTGAACCGCCCGTGGGTCTACACGGCCTTCGGCCTGCCCGAGCGTCACCTGTCCGTGGTGCAGGGCGTCGACCAGGCGCTGCCGCGCGCCGTCGCCGGAGTCCCCGCGAAGGAACGGACGACGAGACTCGGAACGCTGCTGCGCGCGCAGCTCCCCGCCGCCGGGTAG
- a CDS encoding DUF5703 family protein, with the protein MPEYEFADVYVPRGVSRKDTTRLLTDHAEYGHWELDRLRLHPDGSRRVRLRRRIIRQPRATW; encoded by the coding sequence ATGCCGGAATACGAATTTGCCGACGTGTATGTGCCACGCGGTGTGAGTCGCAAGGACACCACGCGTCTGCTCACAGACCACGCAGAGTACGGACACTGGGAGTTGGACCGACTGAGACTGCATCCCGACGGCAGCCGCAGAGTACGGCTGCGCAGGCGGATCATCCGTCAGCCTCGCGCCACGTGGTGA
- a CDS encoding chaplin, with the protein MRQVMRKGLITVAAASGVLAATGGYAHADAGAQGAAVGSPGVLSGNTVQAPVHVPVNVCGNTVNVVGALNPAMGNKCVNASGGGHHGGGHHGGGHGAGSSHGSGGAHAGGATSNSPGVGSGNTVQVPIDIPVNACGNSVDVVGVGNPAFGNGCGNESEGPSKPPTGEKPPTKPENPGNPGNPEEPNNPGNPGNPEEPKTPETPGKPNEPKTPHEQDAPKPRPAAHVVDAPKSTEALAETGSSLPLGVILPAGAGMLLAGAILYRRNRAAA; encoded by the coding sequence ATGCGACAGGTCATGCGTAAAGGCCTGATCACCGTGGCTGCGGCGTCCGGCGTACTCGCCGCGACGGGCGGCTACGCGCACGCCGACGCGGGTGCGCAGGGAGCGGCCGTCGGCTCCCCGGGTGTGCTCTCGGGCAACACCGTCCAGGCGCCCGTCCACGTGCCGGTCAACGTCTGCGGCAACACCGTGAACGTCGTCGGGGCCCTCAACCCCGCGATGGGCAACAAGTGCGTCAACGCCTCGGGCGGCGGTCACCACGGTGGCGGTCACCACGGCGGCGGGCACGGCGCCGGTTCCTCCCACGGCTCGGGCGGCGCCCATGCCGGGGGCGCCACCAGCAACTCGCCCGGTGTCGGCTCGGGCAACACCGTGCAGGTGCCGATCGACATCCCCGTGAACGCCTGCGGGAACAGCGTCGACGTCGTCGGCGTGGGCAACCCCGCCTTCGGCAACGGATGCGGCAACGAGTCGGAGGGCCCCTCGAAGCCCCCCACCGGCGAGAAGCCGCCGACCAAGCCCGAGAACCCGGGAAACCCCGGCAACCCGGAAGAGCCCAACAACCCCGGCAACCCGGGTAACCCGGAAGAGCCCAAGACTCCGGAGACCCCCGGCAAGCCGAACGAGCCGAAGACCCCGCACGAGCAGGACGCCCCCAAGCCGCGTCCGGCCGCGCACGTCGTGGACGCCCCCAAGAGCACAGAGGCACTGGCCGAGACCGGCAGCTCCCTCCCGCTCGGCGTGATCCTCCCCGCGGGCGCGGGCATGCTGCTCGCGGGCGCGATCCTCTACCGCAGGAACCGGGCCGCCGCGTAG
- a CDS encoding chaplin: MIKKIVAAAAVTGGLVLAGAGMASADAGAQGAAIGSPGVLSGNVVQVPVHVPVNLCGNTVSVVGLLNPSFGNTCVNS; the protein is encoded by the coding sequence ATGATCAAGAAGATTGTCGCCGCTGCCGCTGTCACCGGTGGACTCGTTCTCGCCGGCGCGGGCATGGCCAGCGCCGACGCGGGTGCCCAGGGTGCGGCCATCGGCTCCCCCGGCGTGCTCTCGGGCAACGTCGTCCAGGTGCCGGTCCACGTGCCGGTCAACCTCTGCGGCAACACCGTTTCGGTGGTCGGCCTGCTGAACCCGTCCTTCGGCAACACCTGCGTCAACAGCTGA
- a CDS encoding M20/M25/M40 family metallo-hydrolase produces the protein MSEPSTARAVSGQDEVVDLCRDLIRIDTSNYGDHSGPGERKAAEYVAEKLAEVGLEPRIFESHPGRASTVARIEGEDRSRPALLIHGHTDVVPANADDWTHDPFSGEIADGCVWGRGAVDMKDMDAMTLAVVRDRLRTGRKPPRDIVLAFLADEEAGGTWGARHLVDNHPDLFEGVTEAIGEVGGFSFTVNEQLRLYLVETAQKGMHWMKLTVDGTAGHGSMIHRDNAITELSEAVGRLGRHEFPVRVTKTLRAFLDELGDALGTELDPEDMDATLAKLGGIAKLIGASLKNTANPTQLGAGYKVNVIPGQATAHVDARFLPGYEDEFLADLDRILGPRVKREDVHGDKALETTFDGALVDAMQIALRAEDPIARAVPYMLSAGTDAKSFDDLGIRCFGFAPLQLPPELDFAGMFHGVDERVPVDGLKFGVRVLDRFIDAS, from the coding sequence GTGAGCGAGCCGAGCACAGCAAGGGCAGTCTCCGGTCAGGACGAGGTCGTGGACCTCTGCCGTGACCTGATCCGGATCGACACCAGCAACTACGGCGACCACTCCGGGCCCGGCGAGCGCAAGGCCGCGGAGTACGTCGCGGAGAAGCTCGCCGAGGTCGGCCTCGAACCGCGGATCTTCGAGTCGCACCCGGGCCGCGCGTCGACCGTCGCCAGGATCGAGGGGGAGGACCGCTCGCGTCCCGCCCTGCTGATCCACGGCCACACCGACGTGGTCCCCGCCAACGCCGACGACTGGACGCACGACCCCTTCTCCGGCGAGATCGCCGACGGCTGCGTGTGGGGCCGCGGCGCCGTCGACATGAAGGACATGGACGCGATGACGTTGGCCGTCGTGCGCGACCGGCTGCGTACGGGCCGCAAGCCCCCGCGCGACATCGTGCTGGCCTTCCTCGCCGACGAGGAGGCGGGCGGCACCTGGGGCGCCAGGCACCTCGTCGACAACCACCCGGACCTCTTCGAAGGCGTCACCGAGGCCATCGGTGAGGTCGGTGGTTTCTCCTTCACCGTCAACGAACAGCTCAGGCTCTATCTGGTGGAGACCGCCCAGAAGGGCATGCACTGGATGAAGCTGACCGTGGACGGAACCGCGGGCCACGGTTCGATGATCCACAGGGACAACGCCATCACCGAGCTCTCGGAGGCCGTCGGGCGGCTCGGCAGGCACGAGTTCCCCGTCCGGGTGACCAAGACCCTGCGCGCCTTCCTCGACGAGCTGGGCGACGCCCTCGGCACCGAACTCGACCCCGAGGACATGGACGCCACGCTGGCCAAGCTCGGCGGGATCGCCAAGCTCATCGGCGCCTCGCTCAAGAACACCGCCAACCCCACCCAGCTCGGCGCCGGCTACAAGGTCAACGTCATCCCCGGCCAGGCCACCGCCCACGTGGACGCGCGCTTCCTGCCCGGTTACGAGGACGAGTTCCTGGCCGACCTCGACCGGATCCTCGGCCCGCGGGTCAAGCGCGAGGACGTGCACGGGGACAAGGCGCTGGAGACCACCTTCGACGGCGCCCTGGTCGACGCCATGCAGATCGCGCTGCGCGCCGAGGACCCGATCGCCCGCGCCGTGCCCTACATGCTCTCCGCGGGCACCGATGCCAAGTCCTTCGACGACCTCGGCATCCGCTGCTTCGGCTTCGCGCCGCTGCAACTCCCGCCCGAGCTGGACTTCGCCGGCATGTTCCACGGGGTCGACGAGCGGGTCCCCGTCGACGGCCTCAAGTTCGGTGTTCGCGTCCTTGACCGCTTCATCGACGCCTCCTGA